The sequence CAGGACAGACTGTAGGTCTCACGGTGAATCTTGCGTCCGACGGAACAGAATCGGTTACACGCGCTGTCGATCATATGGAGACAATCCAGAACGAAACAGACGCGGCGTCCGGATATGTCAACGAACTCGGAAACAAATCTGCTGAAATCGGTAAGATTGCAGGGCTGATCACTGATGTCGCCGAACAGACGAACCTCCTTGCGCTGAATGCTGCGATCGAAGCGGCGAGAGCCGGGGAAAATGGCAGAGGATTTGCTGTCGTTGCGGATGAAGTCCGGAAACTTGCGGAACAGTCGTCGAATGCCGCAGCTCAGGTAGGTACCCTGATCCGGGCGATCCAGCAGGATATCGGTCACTCGGTGTCTGCAATCGGACGGGGGAACGAAGCGGTCAAACTGGGAACGGGGCTTGTGGAAGAAACCGGCGCGCTTTTCAGCAAGATTTCAGAGTCCATCCAAAGTATTTCAAGCCAAATTGAAGGTGTTTCGGAAAGTACGATGCGGAACAGGGAAGAATCCACCCGCATGGCGGAAGTCGTCGGACAGACGGCAGCCATCGCGATGCAGTCCGCAAGTCATGCAGAGACGATCGCCGCAACTGCCGAAGAGCAGACGGCGTCCATGGAAGAAATCGCTGCCGCCTCGGAAACACTTGCGCGAATGGCGGAAGGGCTTCAGGAATCCGTTCGTAAGTTCACATTGTAAGCAACAGGAAAAAAGCTGTCCGGACAAGTCGATCACGACTTGCCGGACAGCTTTTTCGGTTTATATTCGGTTGAGTTCGCTGACCCATAAAAATATTGCCAGGCATCGCAGATACCGCCTGCACAGTGCCGGTCCGCCCGGTACAGGGTCTGCCGATCGGATATCGCCTGCAGTTCCGGATGTGCATTGCCGACAATGACGGACGGCCACTCACGATCAAGCATATCGATATCATTTCCGGAATCTCCGGCGACAAGCAGACGGACATCCGGACGCGCGTATGTCCGGATTACATAGTCCAGCGCATTCCCTTTTCCGGCCCCCTTCGGCAGCACATCCACGTCCCGATTGGAACTGAAGATGAATTCGTGAGGAATCGCCTGCTTCTCCAACGCTTGCCGGAACTGACGGACAGCAGCTGTATCGCCTTCCGTAGTGAACGACACGCGCCGGTCATCCGGCAGGTTCTGCAACTGCAGGGAAGGGAAACGTCCCGCGCAAGTTTTCACGGAATCAGGATTCCAATCCGCTGTCATCTTTTCCTGCCATGCGGAGTCTTCCTTCCAGTCAGGCATGTGCCAGATGGCTGTCCCGACATCTGATATGACAAGATCCGGTATCGGCAGGTGTTCGGCTGCCATCAGTTCCTTCACGGAATCCGCATGACGGCCGGTTACGTAGACCAGCGAGACGCCTCCCGTTTCCTGCTTGAGAAGAATGGTCAGTTCCTCAAGTTCTTCAGGCATGCCGACCAGCGTATTGTCAAGATCGGTTGCCAACATATGTGTCTTTGAGTGCATAGCCGGCTCCTTCGTATAATTTATCCACTTTTCTCGCGATGCGTGTCCAGTCGAAATTCTGCTTAGCGAATTCTGCAGCTTTCCGGCCGAGCTGTCTGGCGATATCGGGTCGTTTTGCCAGTAATCCCATTGCGGAGGCGAGTTCCTTCACATTGCCGGGAGCCGTCTGTAACCCTGTTTTCTGATCCAGCACGATGTCGCCGAGTCCGCCTACTTTGGATGCGATGACAGGGCTTCCGCAGGCCTGTGCTTCCGCAGCGACCATACCGAACGATTCGTAATAGGAAGGGACGATGACGGCGAGACTGTCACGGAACTCCTTAGCCAGACGGTCTTGCGGCTGGCAGCCGAGAAACTCGACGTGGTCCTCGATCCCCTGTACCGCCTTCTTCAATTCCTCTGAGATCGGCTGCTTCGTAACCGGGTCCACCTGCTTTTCATCCCCGCCGATGACACGGAGCTTAACTGGGGAGGATAGAAGGTTGGTATGGGTTAACAGCTTGAATGCGCGGAGCAGCGTATAGATGCCTTTTGTTTTCTCCAGACGCCCGGCGAAGGTGAATGTCATCGGCTGGAGGGGAGAAGGCTTGTCAGGCGTGAACGCACTGTCCACACCGATCGGAATGACCGAGATGGGGGCAGGCTGTTTCACGGACGACTGGATCAGCGCTTTCTCCGTCAGTGAAGTGGCGATGACTGTAGTGGCGGAAGCGAGAATCTCCCGTTCCGCTTTCAGACGGCGTGCTTCACGCACACCCGTTGCTTGTTCTTTTGCAACGGCGAGCGAATGGGAAGTATGGAACCAGGGTATGGAATGCATTTCAGTAAGGCGTATTCCGAGAAGCCCGGAGAGCCAATAGTGGGTATGCAGAATATCATATCGGGAAAAATCCTGCAGAGTCAGCATTTCAGCAAGAAACGCGGGAAGGAGCTGTATCATTTTCGTTTTTGCGACGAACCCTTTCCGGCCGGCAGCCACCCGGATGACACGGCAGCGCTGTCCGAACGATTCGAATTGAGGAGCCGTTTCGTCAGCCCAGTGTGTAAACACATCGACAGAATGCCCGCGGGCATCCAGTGCCAAAGCCAGCTGCTTCACGTAATTATTCTGTCCTCCAGCCTGACTTGTCCCCAGGGATGCCAGCGGATCGCCATGGTCTGAAATCATACAGATTGTTTTTGCCATATTACACTCCTCCAATATATATAAAAATCGTTAACATTAAAAATAAGCGTAATAGTTTAATACCCTATGTTAAGGGAATGTAAACATATTTTTAATGGAAACCATTTAAATCTTCTTAACGATAATGTAAAAGACAGAAGAAGTGGGCCGAAAATCACCATCCCGGGCAATATTGTGGAGGGAGTGCGGATAAATCTGCGGAGGATGAGCAAAATAGTTATGGCAGCCCGAAAAACGTGATACGATAAAATATGTTGAAATAAAGATAAATCAAAAGGAGTTTTCCACTATGCCAATTCGTGTAAAAGCGATCATCGGAAGTACAAGTTCGGCTTCCTACAATAGACGTCTTATCAATTTCATGCAGAAACGCTATGCGGACAAGCTTGACATTACACCCGTGTCCATTAATGATGTCGAAATGTTTTCCGTCGATATCGAGAACGATCCGCCGTCAGGTGCTCGCGCGTTCAAGGAAGATGTCAAAGATTCGGACGCTGTCCTCTTCGCCGTACCGGAATACAATTTCTCCATTCCGGGCGCTTTGAAGAATGCCCTCGACTGGCTGTCCCGCGGCGGGGAAGCGACATTGCGCGATAAGCCGGCATTCATCGTCGGTTCCTCGATGGGCGTGTTCGGAAGTGTGCGGGCGCAGATCCACTTGCGGGAGATCCTGTCCAATCCCGGCCTTTCACCGCTCATCCTACCGAATAACGAAGTGTACATCGGTTCGATCCATAACAAGCTGAGCGAGGACGACGAGCTTACGGATGAGCCGACTGTCGCATTCCTCGATTCGGTCGTCAGCAATTTCGTCGATTTCTATGAGCGCATGACGGAAATCCACGGAAAGAAAGCATAACAAAAACGCTCTGCCGATGATCGGGCAGAGCGTTTTTGTTATGGCAGGATGGCGAACGATCGTACAGGGAAGCCGGACGCTTTTTCAGGCTTCGGCACGATGTTGAAGATGACAGCGCCGCGCGTCGGCAGTTTGTCGAGATTGGTCAGCAGCTCAACCTGATACGTATCCTGTTCCAGGACATAATATTCCCCATGGAGGGCGCCGTTTCTCCTGAAATCCGCGGCTGAATCGGTATCGAACGTTTCATGACCGACCGCTTTCACACCGCGTTCCTCGAACAGGAATTTCAGTGCATCCAGACCCCAGCCGGGAATCCGGTTATTCCCGTCCTCGTCTTTGTTGCAAAAAGCGGCTTCATCCGGCCAGCGTTTGCTCCAATCCGTCCGCAGTGCGACGAACGTACCCGATTCGATCGGGCCATTTGCTTCTTCGAATGCGAGAAGGTCCTGCTTCGAGCAGGTGAAATCATGGTCTGCTGCCGCTTTCTCCGATTGATCGATGACAATCAGCGGCAGCACAAGTTCTTTCAGTTCCAGTTCATTCAGGTACCGTGTGTCGCGTACGAAGTGGATCGGTGCGTCGATATGGGTGCCGTATTGGCCCGCGAACGAAAATTGCTGGGCGAAGAACCCGTCATCATGGCTGAACAGCGTCTTGAACTCGGCGTTCTCGAACATGAAGAAATGAGGGGAGTCCGGACCGAACGTATGCGTCAGATCCACCCACTCTTTCGATTTCAATGCTGCCAGTGCAGTCAGTACATCAGTTTGTGTTTGTGTCGTCATCTCAAATCCCGCCTTCATCGTTTATTGCCGGCAACCCGGCTGCTGTTGAATGAAAAAAAGAAGACCCCCAAGCAGATGAGGGTCTTCTCTGAATACACAGTATGTCAGCTCTCATCTTCGGAGCGCAGTCGGCACTCCCTGGAGTTAGCACCTCGGCCGTTACGGCTGGTTGCTGAGATATCATCGGGCCAGTCCCTCCATCTCTCTGAATGAGAAGTTTATTAAATTGTTCGAAAACTGTAAATAGATAGTATCATGCGCGGCGGAAGAAAGCAACAATGATTTTACAGTTGTCCTGTTGAGAAGTTTGGTATACTCCTCTATAGCAAGGAAAGAGGGACGGAGGTTTTTCAGTTGGCTTGGATCTATGTGGTTCTTGCAGCGGTCGTTGAAGTGTTCTGGGTCGTCGGACTCCGCCATGCAGACACACCTCTTGAATGGGCAGGAACAGCGCTTGCCATTATCTTCAGCTTTTTCTTCATCATCAAAGCATGCGAAACGATTCCGTCAGGGACTGTCTATGCGGTGTTCACAGGCAGCGGGGCGGCGGCAATCGTGCTGGTCGATACTCTTGTATTCGGCACACACTTGAAGCCGGTCGGCCTGCTGTTCATCGGGCTGATCCTGGTCGGGGTGATCGGCATCAAGCTGACAACCGGTCCGAGTGATGCGGAAGAGGGAGGTGCATGAGGTGGCGTGGATATATCTCGTGATCGCAAGCTTCGGTGAAATTTTCGGAGTCATGTGCATCAACTGGTTCATACAGAAGAAGACACTGGGACGGCTTGCTCTGCTGATCGTGTCATTCGGCGGGGGATTCGTTTTCCTGTCGCTGGCGATGCGGTCGATTCCGATGGGGACTGCGTATGCAATCTGGACAGGGCTCGGTGCTGCCGGTGCCGTCCTGATCGGCATCCTGCTGTTCGGGGAATCCGCAGGCTGGAAACGAATGCTGTTTCTGGCATGCATCATTGCAAGTGCAGCCGGCCTGAAACTGTTCAGTTGAAGCAGTTAGGAAATCGGTTGAAAAGGGTAAAGGGATGGACAAGCATTCCTACAGAACAAATCGGAAGAGGCGAATAGACGTGAGCTCAAAGTATACAGATGACAGCTGGGCACTACATACAGACCTGTATCAGATCAATATGATGGAAACGTATTGGGCTGAAGGCATCCATGACAAGAAGGCGGTCTTCGAGCTGTATTTCAGGAAACTCCCCTTCGGCAACGGGTATGCCGTTTTCGCAGGACTCGAGCGGGTGCTCGATTATTTACGCAAGCTCCGGTTCACTGACAGCGATATCGATTACTTGAAGGAAGAGCTGCATTATAAGGAGGATTTCCTCGACTATCTGAGAGGCGTCCGATTCACGGGGGATCTGTATTCCATGAAGGAAGGGGAAACCGTCTTCGGCAACGAGCCGATCATGCGCGTGGAGACGACGCTGGCTGAAGCGCAGCTGATCGAGACGGCACTCCTCAACATCGTCAATTACCAGACGCTGATCGCGACGAAAGCGAGCCGCATCAAGCAAGTGGTGAAAGACGAGCAGGTCATGGAGTTCGGCAGCAGGAGGGCCCAGGAGATGGATGCGGCTGTATGGGGGGCCCGGGCCGCTGTGATCGGGGGCGTCGAAGCGACGAGCAACGTGCGGGCCGCCAAGCTGTTCGGGCTGAGGGCGAGCGGAACGCATGCGCATTCCCTTGTCCAGGCTTACAAAAGCGAATACGAGGCGTTCCATGCGTATGCGGAGCGCCACCGGGATTGCGTCTTCCTTGTCGATACGTACAATACGCTCAAAATCGGTGTCCCGACGGCAATCCAGGTCGCAAAGGAGCTCGGGGACCGCATCAACTTCATCGGAATCCGGCTGGACAGCGGGGATATCGCCTTCCTGTCGAAGGAAGCCCGGCGGATGCTGGACGAAGCGGGATTCCATGATGCCAAGATCGTCGTATCGAACGATCTGGACGAATACACCATCCTGAACCTGAAAGCGCAGGGAGCTCAGGTGGATGTCTGGGGCATCGGGACGAAACTGATCACCGCCTACGATCAGCCAGCACTGGGCGCAGTCTATAAGCTTGTTGCAATCGAAGGGGAAGACGGCGAATTTATCGATACCATCAAAATATCATCCAATGCAGAGAAAGTGACAACGCCGGGCCGCAAGAAATTATTCCGTATCATTGACAGGGAGAACGGCAAGGCGGAAGGTGACTACATTACATTGTACGATGAAGAACCGGGATCCGAGAAACGCATCAAGATGTTCCACCCTGTCCATACGTTCATCTCCAAGTTTGTCACGAATTTTGAAGCCCGCGACCTGCATGAGAAAGTGATCGAGCAGGGCAAAGTGGTTTACAGCCTGCCGACGGTGGAAGAGATACAGCAGTATGCAAAAGACAGCCTCGGTCTTCTGTGGGATGAGTACAAACGATCGCTGAATCCGGAGGAATATCCGGTCGATCTCAGCCAGAAGTGCTGGGACAACAAGATGCGCAACATTGCGGAAGTCCAGGAGATGATCCAGGACTTCATTGAACAAAAGGAGTGAAGGAAGATGGATGAACTGCAAAAACAGATTATCGAAGAACTGCATGTCAAGCCGAAGATCGATGCGTTCGGGGAAGTCCGTGTATCCGTCGATTTCCTGAAAGAGTATTTGAAGAAGAATACGTTCCTTGAAGGCTATGTGCTCGGTATCTCAGGCGGTCAGGATTCGACACTTGCCGGGAAACTCGCGCAGATGGCGGTGGATGAACTGAATGAGGAACTGTCCACGGACCGCTACAAGTTCGTTGCTGTGCGCCTGCCGTACGGTACCCAGTTCGACGAAATCGACTGCCAGGATGCTCTTCATTTCATCCAGCCGACTGTCACATACACTGTCAATATCAAGGAAGCGGTCGATGCAAGCCGGCGGGCGCTCGATGCAGCAGGTGTCACTCTCACCGATTTTGAAAAAGGCAATGAAAAAGCGAGGGAGCGGATGAAAGTCCAGTACTCGATCGCCGCATCCCGCCACTGTGCGGTCATCGGGACGGATCACGCTGCTGAAGCGATCACAGGCTTCTATACGAAATTCGGCGACGGTGCCGCCGATGTCACGCCGCTCACCCGGCTCAACAAACGGCAGGGAAAGGCAATGCTGCGGGTTCTCGACTGCCCGGAACACCTTTACAACAAAGTGCCGACAGCGGATCTTGAAGAAGACAAACCGGCACTTCCTGATGAAGTCGCGCTGGGCGTCAGTTACACGCAGATCGATGATTATCTTGAAGGAATCCCTGTATCCAAGGAAGCGAAGAAGATCATCGAAGGGCACTATCTCCGCTCCAAGCATAAGCGTCATATGCCTGTCACGGTGTTTGATGACTTCTGGAAATAATATAGGGCGGACCTCTCTGTTTTTGCAGAGAGGTTTTTCTATGTCTTTTGAATTCAGTATGTTTCGTGAATTAGTTTGTCCGTCGACGGCTATTCCGGTATGATGAAGGGAATGAATGCTATCATAAGGAAAACGCAGGGAGGATACAGCATGTCCCATAAAGAGAAAATCGATGCAATCCTATCGGGTATCGAACGGACGATCGTCGGAAAACGTGAAATCAGTGAACTGAGTCTTACGGCTCTCCTGGCAGGCGGCCACGTGCTGCTGGAGGACGTGCCGGGCGTCGGGAAAACGGTCATGGTGAAAGCGCTCGCTGCATCGATCGGTGCGGAGTTCAAGCGGATCCAGTTCACCCCGGACCTGCTGCCGTCCGATGTGCTCGGGGTGTCCATCTATAATCCGCAGGCGATGGAGTTTGAATTCCGTCCGGGACCGATCGTCGGCAACATCGTACTGGCTGACGAAATCAACCGGACGTCTCCGAAGACACAGGCTGCTCTTCTTGAAGGGATGGAAGAAGCTGCCGTGACGGTCGATGGCCGGACACTGCCGCTCCCTGAGCCGTTCTTCGTCATGGCTACACAGAATCCGATCGAATATGAAGGGACCTATCCTCTTCCCGAAGCGCAGATGGACCGGTTCCTGTTCAAGCTGAAGATGGGGTATCCGTCCAGGACAGACGAAATCGAAGTGCTGTCCCGTGCGGAAGCCAAAACGGGAATGGCGCCGTTCATGTCTGTCATCGGACTGGACGAGCTCCGCGGCTTACAGGCAGCGGCGGCCGATGTCCTTGTCGATTCGACGGTCAAAACATACATTGTCGATTGTGCGGCTGCCACCCGTGCCCACCATGCCGTCTATTTGGGAGTCAGTCCGCGCGGCTCCCTCGGACTGATGAGAGCCTGCCAGGCATATGCGCTGCTGCGGGGACGCAGCTACGTGACGCCGGATGATGTGCAGTATCTGCTCCCGTTCGTATTCGGGCATCGCCTGATTTTACAGCCTGATGCCCAGTACGGCGGAAGGACTGTCGAGAGTGTTCTGGAGGATGTGCTGGCGCAAGTGCGGGTGCCCATCGTGAAGGCAAGCACTGTATGATGCGCAGGAATACTGTACTGGCAATTCAGATGCTGTTCGTCGCGGTACTCATCGGCGGCGCCTTTGTATTTGCGAAGTTCCAGGGCGGCATGGTGAGCTGGACGGTTCTTTACTTCCTGCTGCCATTCGCCTTCTATTCGTTCTGCATTGCACTCTATCCCGCGGGCCGGATGTCAGTCACCCGGCAGATGGAACAGCCGCTTATCAGTGTCGGGGAGAAGACGGCAGTGAAACTGACTGTCAGGCGGGCCGGCAGGTTTCCTCTTCTGTACTTGCTGATCCGGGAGTTTGAGGAGACCGGCACTCTGACACAGGGCCGGACCGCGCGCCTGGTCGTTCCGGGTTTCCGAAAGGAATTTGATCTTAACTACGAACTGATGGGGACGGCCCGCGGGGAACATTTCTTTCCGTCCATCCAGCTCGAAGTGGCGGATTTTTTCGGCTGGATCCGGAAAAAGGCGGTGGTCGCAGCGGATGGTGCTCAGTCGTACCTGGTCTTCCCGGAAACCGCGCGGGTGAACTATGTGCCCATCGGTTCCAATCATGAGCAAGGGACGGCGGAGTCGCCTTTTTCACTCATGAAAGAGACGACCATCGCAACGAGTGTACGGGAATACCAGCCGGGCGACCGGGTCTCCTGGATCCACTGGAAATCCTTCGCCCGCACCCAGACCTTGATGACGAAGGAATTTGAAAACAAACGAGGTGAGAAGGCGGTCCTGCTGCTGGATGCACGGGAATCGGAGACATTCGAAGAACAGATCCGGTTTGCGGCGTCTGTTCTGAAAGAAGCGGCCGACCGCCACTCGGACCTGGCGTTCGTGACAACGGATGCAGCCAGTCCGGTCATCCGTACAATAACCGGAGGCGGGGAGCTGAAGAAGGCGCTGACACTGCTTGCCCGAATGAAACCGCTGGCAAGCGATGACGGAAAGACGCCGAATTACACATCTGCCCTGCAGGGGACGGGTGCGGTGGTGGTCATCTCGGGGAATCCCGATCCACTGTTTCTCCAGCCTGTTCTCGCTGCTGCGGGCATGCAGCCGGTATACTGTTTTGTAATCCGGAAGACAGCTGGCGACCTGCCGGAAACGGTGTCTGAACAGGTGAAGAAAGTGAAGTCGCTCGGTGTGCATGTCCGGCTGCTCAGCTCGGCTGAGTTCGACCGATCGTTCCAGGAGGTGGCCCGCACGTGAAGGAGATGCAAATTCAGAAACCGGTGCTGGTTTTTTTATACATCCTGGCATTTTTCCTGACGATCGAATGGCTGCGGCCGATCGCCGAATTGACGGAGACCGGGCACATCAGCCACTTTTATGGATTCGTTGCTCTTTGCATGCTGTTCGCCCTGCTCAGGATTCCCGTATGGATCGGTGCCCCAGTGAAGATCGTATACATATTCCTGTCTGTCCAATCCGTTTTCTATGGCGCGGACTTCCTGACAACGGAAAATTTCGGGAAGACGGCGGAGGATCTTGCGGGGAGCCTGAAGCTGATCTGGTCGGGAGAATGGATGGAACTGTCCTATCTGTTCAGAACTGTCCTGTTTTTCATCCTCCTCTGGATGATCACCTATCTGCTCCGGTTCTGGATGGAATACCGTAAATCGATCTTCCTGTTCTTCGGGATGACCGTCCTGTTTCTGGCCGTGGTCGATACGTTCACGGATTTTGACGCTTCCTACGCCGTGCTCCGTGTGATGGTGATCGGGTTGTTCCTGCTCGGAATCCTGTTCCCGCTGCGGTTCGCAGGGAAGACGAAGACAGAGTTCTCTGTACGCCAACTGCTTGCGATCATGCTGCCGCTCGGCCTGGCACTGGCAGCAGCGGCCTTGTTTGCACTGCTTGTGCCGGTCAAGGAACCAGCCTGGCCGGATCCAGTTCCATTCATCCGGTCTGCGGCGGGGTTGGGCGGCGAAGGAGAGGGAGCAGCAGGGGGTGTCTCCAAAGTCGGCTACGATCCCGACGATACGCAGCTCGGCGGCCCGTTCCGGCAGGATGACACGCTCGTCCTCGAAGCCTATACGGACAGCCGTCAATACTGGGTGATGGAAACGAAAGATACGTATACGACGAAAGGGTGGGTGCAGTCCTCCGGCAGTGGCTATCCGGAATTCACAGGTGAGTATTCAAGTCTGATCGGAAGCCAGGTACTCGAGCCTCCCAATCAGCGTGCAGATATCGAACTGTACGAACCGCTGCCGATCCTGCCGCACCCTTATGGATTTAATAAGATCCAGACCGCGGAGATGATGCCTTACCGGCAGGAAGTGAATACGCAGCAGCTGTCCTTGATGACTGCTGAAGTCCCTTCACCTCTTACGTACCGGACGGAATTCGAGGAACCGGTCTTCAGCCTGAAGGCGCTGCGCGACACCCGGATGGAGGATCTGCAGGCTGATATGCTGGAATTGCGTCCGTATCTGCAGCTGCCTGCCGAACTGCCTGCACGGGTGAGCGACCTTGCAGCCGAGCTGACGAAAGACGCACCGAGCGTCTACCAGAAAGCGCAGGCGATCGAGCGGTATTTCGGGCGCAGCGGATTCGTGTATTCCCGCGATAATGTCGCAGTCCCGAAGGAGGACGATGACTATGTGGATCAGTTCCTGTTCGAGACGAAACGCGGGTACTGCGATAATTTCAGTACGTCCATGGTGGTCATGCTGCGGTCTGCCGGCATCCCGGCGCGCTGGGTGAAAGGATACGCGCCCGGCGAGCTGAAGCGGGATGAAGACCGGAAGAGGTATTACAGCGTCACGAACAATCAGGCGCACTCCTGGGTGGAAGCCTACATGCCCGGTTACGGCTGGATGCCATTCGAGCCGACAATCGGTTTCAACGGCGTATCAACTATCACTTATGATATCGAAGCAGCAGAAGACGACAGACAGCAGGAAGAAGAACTGAAACGGCCTGAACTAGACAAGAAAAAAGAAGAAGCACAGACAGCGAAGCGGAAGAAGTCCGCGGCCGGGGGCTTGTTGGATCTGGTGCCCGACTGGATGAAATCCGGCGTGACGCTTGCGTCTGCAGGTGCCGGGATTGCTGCTGCCGTTTCACTCGGATTATGGTTCACGCGTAAAAAATGGCTGCCCCGGCTTCATGTCCGCAGAGCGAGGAAGCAGTCTGGCGGTTGGCGGCAGTTCGAGAAGGAATACAGCCTGCTGCTCCGGCAGCTGGAGCGGATCGGCATCACACGTCCTCCCGGCGTGACTCTCGCGGCTTATGCCGGGGAAGTCGACCGCCTGCGCGGAGACACGGCGATGAGTGAGTTGACCCGGACGTATGAACAGGGCCTATATGGGAATGAAAAGCAGGACTTGAATTGGCCACAGTTGCGCGAGATGTGGGAAGATTTAATCATCAATACATGTGGTTGATTTTTCGGCTGGCGGGAAGTAGAATGAGAGCAGGAAAAGAAATAAGGAATGCTCTCATATAGGTCCGATAATAGGGTTCGGATGTTTCTACCAGGCTACCGTAAACAGCCTGTCTATGAAAGCGAAGGCAGCTGCGGGGTTTCTGCAGTCTGTTTTCGTGATTTCATGGATATCTATATAGTAGGAACTGAAGACGCGCAGGAAGGATCCCCTTTCTTTCGCGTCTTTGCTGTTTTTGTGGGTATACTGAAAATAAAAAGAAGAGGTGGATTACATGTCAGCAGCTCCATTGTTATCTGAACAGGAAAAAATCGTCGTTTTGGATTTAGGCAGCACGCACAACCAGCTCATCACACGTGTGATCCGGGATTTGGGCGTATACAGCGAGCTCTACCCGCACACTGCAACTGCTGAGGAGATCCGTCACATGAAAGCTGCAGGTATCGTCCTGTCGGGCGGCGATGTGAAGATGGACGCAGACATCGATCCTGACATCTTTACACTCGGCGTTCCAGTACTCGGTATCGGATCAGGCCTCGAAGTGCTGGCGGAACGTTTCGGCGGTACTGTGGAGTCGATGGAAGCGCACGGTGCAGCAACCACAATTACACCGGAAGACGCATCATCCCTCTTTGCGGGTGTGAACGGATCGTTCTCCGCACATATCGGCGGCACAGTGAAAGTCGCTTCATTGCCTGAAGGTTTCCGGGCAGCAGCGAAAGATGAGCACGGTCACATCACTGCGATTGAAGATGCCGATAAGAATCTTTATGGTGTCCAATTCCACCCGGAAACAGACAGCACGGAAAACGGCGAAGATATTCTCCGGACTTTCCTGAAGGACATCTGCAAACCGGGCGCTGAGTGGACAATGGACCGCTTCATCGAAGTGGAAATCGAAAAGATCCGTGAACAGGTCGGGGACCGCAACGTATTGTGCGCATTGA comes from Sporosarcina trichiuri and encodes:
- a CDS encoding HAD-IIB family hydrolase, yielding MHSKTHMLATDLDNTLVGMPEELEELTILLKQETGGVSLVYVTGRHADSVKELMAAEHLPIPDLVISDVGTAIWHMPDWKEDSAWQEKMTADWNPDSVKTCAGRFPSLQLQNLPDDRRVSFTTEGDTAAVRQFRQALEKQAIPHEFIFSSNRDVDVLPKGAGKGNALDYVIRTYARPDVRLLVAGDSGNDIDMLDREWPSVIVGNAHPELQAISDRQTLYRADRHCAGGICDAWQYFYGSANSTEYKPKKLSGKS
- a CDS encoding nicotinate phosphoribosyltransferase, producing MSSKYTDDSWALHTDLYQINMMETYWAEGIHDKKAVFELYFRKLPFGNGYAVFAGLERVLDYLRKLRFTDSDIDYLKEELHYKEDFLDYLRGVRFTGDLYSMKEGETVFGNEPIMRVETTLAEAQLIETALLNIVNYQTLIATKASRIKQVVKDEQVMEFGSRRAQEMDAAVWGARAAVIGGVEATSNVRAAKLFGLRASGTHAHSLVQAYKSEYEAFHAYAERHRDCVFLVDTYNTLKIGVPTAIQVAKELGDRINFIGIRLDSGDIAFLSKEARRMLDEAGFHDAKIVVSNDLDEYTILNLKAQGAQVDVWGIGTKLITAYDQPALGAVYKLVAIEGEDGEFIDTIKISSNAEKVTTPGRKKLFRIIDRENGKAEGDYITLYDEEPGSEKRIKMFHPVHTFISKFVTNFEARDLHEKVIEQGKVVYSLPTVEEIQQYAKDSLGLLWDEYKRSLNPEEYPVDLSQKCWDNKMRNIAEVQEMIQDFIEQKE
- a CDS encoding cyclase family protein, with translation MTTQTQTDVLTALAALKSKEWVDLTHTFGPDSPHFFMFENAEFKTLFSHDDGFFAQQFSFAGQYGTHIDAPIHFVRDTRYLNELELKELVLPLIVIDQSEKAAADHDFTCSKQDLLAFEEANGPIESGTFVALRTDWSKRWPDEAAFCNKDEDGNNRIPGWGLDALKFLFEERGVKAVGHETFDTDSAADFRRNGALHGEYYVLEQDTYQVELLTNLDKLPTRGAVIFNIVPKPEKASGFPVRSFAILP
- a CDS encoding DMT family transporter, producing the protein MAWIYVVLAAVVEVFWVVGLRHADTPLEWAGTALAIIFSFFFIIKACETIPSGTVYAVFTGSGAAAIVLVDTLVFGTHLKPVGLLFIGLILVGVIGIKLTTGPSDAEEGGA
- a CDS encoding glycosyltransferase, yielding MAKTICMISDHGDPLASLGTSQAGGQNNYVKQLALALDARGHSVDVFTHWADETAPQFESFGQRCRVIRVAAGRKGFVAKTKMIQLLPAFLAEMLTLQDFSRYDILHTHYWLSGLLGIRLTEMHSIPWFHTSHSLAVAKEQATGVREARRLKAEREILASATTVIATSLTEKALIQSSVKQPAPISVIPIGVDSAFTPDKPSPLQPMTFTFAGRLEKTKGIYTLLRAFKLLTHTNLLSSPVKLRVIGGDEKQVDPVTKQPISEELKKAVQGIEDHVEFLGCQPQDRLAKEFRDSLAVIVPSYYESFGMVAAEAQACGSPVIASKVGGLGDIVLDQKTGLQTAPGNVKELASAMGLLAKRPDIARQLGRKAAEFAKQNFDWTRIARKVDKLYEGAGYALKDTYVGNRS
- a CDS encoding AAA family ATPase produces the protein MSHKEKIDAILSGIERTIVGKREISELSLTALLAGGHVLLEDVPGVGKTVMVKALAASIGAEFKRIQFTPDLLPSDVLGVSIYNPQAMEFEFRPGPIVGNIVLADEINRTSPKTQAALLEGMEEAAVTVDGRTLPLPEPFFVMATQNPIEYEGTYPLPEAQMDRFLFKLKMGYPSRTDEIEVLSRAEAKTGMAPFMSVIGLDELRGLQAAAADVLVDSTVKTYIVDCAAATRAHHAVYLGVSPRGSLGLMRACQAYALLRGRSYVTPDDVQYLLPFVFGHRLILQPDAQYGGRTVESVLEDVLAQVRVPIVKASTV
- a CDS encoding DMT family transporter; protein product: MAWIYLVIASFGEIFGVMCINWFIQKKTLGRLALLIVSFGGGFVFLSLAMRSIPMGTAYAIWTGLGAAGAVLIGILLFGESAGWKRMLFLACIIASAAGLKLFS
- a CDS encoding NADPH-dependent FMN reductase — translated: MPIRVKAIIGSTSSASYNRRLINFMQKRYADKLDITPVSINDVEMFSVDIENDPPSGARAFKEDVKDSDAVLFAVPEYNFSIPGALKNALDWLSRGGEATLRDKPAFIVGSSMGVFGSVRAQIHLREILSNPGLSPLILPNNEVYIGSIHNKLSEDDELTDEPTVAFLDSVVSNFVDFYERMTEIHGKKA
- the nadE gene encoding ammonia-dependent NAD(+) synthetase; amino-acid sequence: MDELQKQIIEELHVKPKIDAFGEVRVSVDFLKEYLKKNTFLEGYVLGISGGQDSTLAGKLAQMAVDELNEELSTDRYKFVAVRLPYGTQFDEIDCQDALHFIQPTVTYTVNIKEAVDASRRALDAAGVTLTDFEKGNEKARERMKVQYSIAASRHCAVIGTDHAAEAITGFYTKFGDGAADVTPLTRLNKRQGKAMLRVLDCPEHLYNKVPTADLEEDKPALPDEVALGVSYTQIDDYLEGIPVSKEAKKIIEGHYLRSKHKRHMPVTVFDDFWK